The Liolophura sinensis isolate JHLJ2023 chromosome 6, CUHK_Ljap_v2, whole genome shotgun sequence genomic sequence AGGTTAATGTTTATGTGATACCAGGAACTGAACTGTCCTGAGCTGGGTTGACACAAGTACAGGCACATTGTGAACGTCCAATGCCAGTCACTGTCACAATATGGCCTTCTCTACATCTATTGTTCATCAGTGTTTATAATACTGATCATCAAAGCCAAATGTTCTCCTGGGAGACATCAATTGGCTCCACCCAATCAACTGATGAATTACGCTGGTATTATACAGGTACACAGCACTCCAGTTGATGAGCAGATAGAGTTGTTCAGGACATGTTGTGGTGTACAGTGGCTGCTGGCAAGACACGTACTTGTAAAACAGTGGAATGTAGACTTCATCACTATTGATTTGCTCACTGCGTGTGGCTCAGCATCCTGGCGCTGCAGCTAAACCTGTATAAGACATGTTCATGCCATTGTCAGGGGCCTGTTTGACATGTTATTTCACGTAAAAGCGTGTGTTTCTGATGAAGGTAAATTCCAAGCCGAGTGTCTCAGGTTGTCGTGATCCATGTTAATGTAAAGGTGATGTGCAGGTGCTGGCTATGTGCTGGGTATATCTCGTTAACCTGAGTAGTGTAAGATAAAGTGTCAAGGCTGCCATACAACACCTGCTGGTAGGGATCCATCTAAAGGTCTGTACACACATGTCATACAGGCTAGTCGAGAGTTCTGTAAACAATATAGACAGATCTTTTTATACCTTCATAACAGTAATTATGGAAAAGTAAgagttctctttttttttatctgcttttgtgttttgtgaggTTGGATACGATGATTAATTTTCCTGTTTCTATTTCCAGACACCAGGCAAAGGCATCGTCCGGCCAATTGCCTTCAAACCAGTCATCCCGTCCCGATACATGAGCACACCTAACAGCCACCTGGTGGACAGAAATCTCAAGACGTTACATGGCTCTGGCAGTGCAGACGATGGCTATGGATCCCAGGATTACCATGCCCTCAGCAACCCGTCCAACCTCTCCCAGAGTTCCATTCATGTGGACAGCGACCGCTCGCTGAGTTTCTCCAGTGATGGTAATGGTAACTCGTCCAAACACGCTGAACGGCCAGAGTCATTTGTGTCCCTGACGAACCTGAGTCACTTGTCATCTGGTCACATGGAGGGGTACGTCCAGACGCCCTCCCCTAGCGATAGTGGGGTGGGGGAGCTGGAGGCCATATTAAGAGAGAGGGATGCCGAGATTAATGCTCTAAGAAATGTCATGGACAAAAATGAGCGCGCCATCTTCCAGGTGTACGAGGAGAAGAAAATGGCCTGGCAGATGGAAATGAGGGAGCTCAAAGAGGACTGCGATCGTCATTTAAAGCTACAGCAACGACGTGCATTCAAAGCTGAACAGCTGTTAATGTTACAAATCTACAAACTACAACAAGACAAAAAAGCGCTCAGCGATGACCTGGACAAACTTCAAGCAGAGAAGAATGTGGCAGCGGAGCGGTGTCGACAAATTGAGGAGGAGTCAAGCTCGCTCAAGTCACAGATGGAGGAGTCCAAATGGCAAACTCACCAGAAGTCAGGGGAAATAGTACATGTGAAACAGCAGTTAAAGGACGCTAAAGAGGACTTGAATCACAAGTCCAGTGAGGTGCTGACTCTGAAGTCACAGATACGTGAGTGTGAGGAGGAGCTAGAACAGGCTCAGACCGAACTCCTAACCAAGGACCGCGAGATCAGCACCAAAGATGAGGAACTCCGGAGACTCCGCAGTGAATACAACAGTTTGTTGCAGGACTCTCATAGAGAACGAAGGGATTCCAAAAGTACAGAGGTGCCAGTGAAAGAAAGGACTCCAGAAAAACTGTGTGTAATGGCAACCTGTACCTCCCCGTCAGTTAGTGCgagaaaaactgacaaaagtcCCAGCCCAAGTGCAATGGACACGAGCAGCACAGGCTCAAACACTGAAATAATCCTTCAAGAATTTGATAAGGCCAAGGCCGAGTTTGAGAACTATAAGGCTGAGTTTGAGAAGGAGCGAGAACAGTGGttggaagagaaaaacaaaGTGATACGTTACCAGAAACAGCTTCAATTGAACTATGTCCAAATGTTTCGTAAAAATCGTATGCTCGAGGCTGAAGTGGAGCAGTTATCTCTGGAACTAGAAAACAGGGATATGAAGTTGTTGGCAATGAATGGTGAAGAATCCGTATGTTGAAATGCCTTTTCGAGTTTTCGATAGTTAGTGATGCCATTACCTTGGAAACACACTTGGTTAATCAGCACAGTCAGCTTGTagtgatatttgttttgtttttttcttttggttttattttataatacagTCCTTGTGTATTCCATCTAGTGTATGAAAGAGTTAAATGACTCTGTGAATTATGTGCCAAATTGTCAGACGAACAGAGTTAGGCATACGCAGATGATGCATAGGAttttatttactgttattttgtgTCACAACTTCATTCATTTCACAATGGCATAGATTTGCTGCTTGAACGTTGTGTGTGTGAAGCTTTCCAAGTAACAAGGTTTATAAATCCAGGTGGAAAGATAGTTGAAAGTTCAGCGTATGTGTGCGTAATAGTGCCGTGAATGTTATATTAACCCAGATAGTGTACCTGTATCATGAGTATTGTGGCTGTTTTATTGTCCTGTTGACAAGGCTTCAAATGAGGCTTATCCACCTGTGTCTTCAGAGAAGGAGGTACAGGACAGGTATGCACAGGTACGCTGACTCACTTGTTTTGCCCTTGAGCTATTGCCGCACAGGAAGTCTGACTTATTTCGTAGCTGACTGAGTGGGTCGTGTGGCTGCATTTAAAACAGAGACGAACTCTTTAATAATCAGTGGATGTATTAACTGTGTGGCCTGGGGCATCCCACATCCCTCAGATGTCACATGACTATCCATGATTACTGTACCACCAGACTATGAATGTGGACGTGTCAGCACAtgtctttgtacaaatgtttttaaaaccatCCAACATCTTATCCTTATTGTGTATATCCATATAATATACTTAATAGACATGACTGGAAATTGATCTGGAGCTACGTACATATGTGtagttgtttttatatattaacactttttatgaaaattaaacTGCCAGAAATAACTTCAAAGGGCCTTATCATGTGACAAAACTTATCTCCCCATCTCAtcctatatataaatgtgtccACAAGTactcattttaaatgaaatggtAGAATTAAGATCAGGGCATCATTTTAAGCATAAGGCTGATGGGTTAACATTTATTTCTAGAGTATGATAGTACTTTCTGACCTACTTCATTTGTTCTCAAAATGCTGGaagaggagaagaaaatttttctcaGCATGTTACGATGGAAATAGCCCACACAGAATTGGTCAAGTCTAAATGTTTATTCCAAGATAAAAGTATAAAAGGCTTCAGATGTGCCCTCCAAATATAAGAAAAGGAAGTACAGTGAGATTTGTTGATAAGCCTTGGGTATTCAGAacaaaatggtgtgttttttttttggttttttgtttttgggtttAACTGTATTATTTTGGCATTTctgagaacaaaacaaaaatgctaCAGAACCTTTATGTTGATCTTTTGATTCAAACCCTATGACATTCAGATTgaatctgatgtacatgtagagtctTACAATACTATAGAGAGTTTACATGAATTATATACCAgatgtttcatttattgatcGTTTTTGCTGGCCTACATCCATATTGCAGATGTATGCTGACCTTCAGAAAGTGCGCTCAGTACATGCAAGCTTTACATGCTGATTTGTCAGGCAATTCAAATGATCAGTCAGTTATCACCTCACACAGTTGAACTGTAGTCTTCCACCTTTGTCTCATTTATTTCACACCTCTAAAAGTGTGTTTTACCTCAAACTGCcatattaaataccatgttCCATACTATGTACATGGAGATGTAATGTGAGTTCAGGAGTTGTAAATCACAGTGAAGCCATCGTCTTGCTGGTAGAGTATTATGGTGCTTTGGCCTGACCACATGGTGTCACTTTCCTCAAGTAACTATCATCCAAAGTGCTTAGTTTTCCTATTATAGTGTTATAGGGAAATCAtttttatcttcttttttttaatttttggaatCAAAATCATTGTATAACTGCAGATTCTGTGTTTAGCAATTTAAAGCAGTTTAACATCAGTATAAATGTAATACGTTTCTTTTACCATGTACATGATGacactttttttgtttgttggtcTGTGTTGAATTTTAGATTATTCTTTTCTAAATATAGTTTACCCTACAGCCCTTTTTTTTTGGTCAGGCATTAGAAGTTAACTCTTAGTAGGCTTTGAGAAACAAAGCAGGCTCTGTTTAtgtgattacatgtaccagtaatataATTAGGTCATGTGACATCTTTGATGTAAAGCAGTGATGTTGGGAGGGAAAAAGACATGTTTGAGCATGTCGGGTTTGGATAATCATGTGATAATATCAAGCAAATTTTACATCTGTAGGTTATCTAAAACGtcagtttctgaaaattcatatcccttttatttctctttaaatagcattttcaaaaaatcatctatttttttaaaacaagcaTTGGCATTAATGAAGCATTGTGCCTAACGGTTGTACTTACAGTATATCATTTTGGCAAGTTACGTTGATGGGTATGTTTTTGTGCTGTGTATGTCCTGAACATATCTGTGTTGGGCATTGTTAAAACTTCCACTTTGTATGAAGTGCCGTACCATAGAGCGTTCAGATCACAACGTTGTACTGTGTAGATTGTATGGATATATGTAATTGATATACACAAACGTCAGCCATTCTACAAACTAGTAGAAATGCAATATTTGTTGAAATAAAGTTATTTGCAATGATTATTATGTAAAAAAGCTGTttgttattgtttcttttttaatattagtagtaaatgtacctgtattgtGATGTGGATGTACATGCATTAGGTAATTTGATTTCTACTTTAGgtatatttatctgtttgatttgaTGTGTTAATGGGGTAGTCAGGAACTTTTCATTCTCTGTGTTTGATAGAAAGCCAAGTGCCTGTGGTAAACCATTCCCTTTTGTCGGGCCCAGGTGTCACAAAACTTTCTATGTTcagtaaattttcaaaattgtcAAAGCATGGAGTGttcctgaaaagaaaaaattaaatcaaacacTACACAAGTATGCCAGAGGTGTTACTTAAGCCAAACACTTATGCCTAAGAGAGAAAACTTCAGAAATTCTGTGAATCCAGGccctggtacctgacaaaactcctgatTTTAGGCCACTGACGAATCAACAAGAACAGACAagaatttcactgaataaccTAATCAGCTTGGGAAATGTTGAACACTGCTGTATTGAGTACTGAAGTGCTGAAGACATCTTTACCTTTGATACTGAAACAGAGTTTTGATGCTTCCTTTGTTTGTAGTTAAAAGGTATATAAGACACAGGGTGATAGACACATGGAGGTTTTCGACACTAATCCCCTTGTCATGAAGCCGACTGAAAGCTAATGATTGGCTGAATCGTCAGCCTGGCAGAAGCCCTGTTTGTACAGCTCCTCTCAGATGCTTTGCATCAGTCCAAGCATCAGGCAATACCCTGGCAAATATTTAAACAGCTGACCACTGCTACACACTCAGGCTTCTTATTCCACAAGGATAACTTGTCAAGTTGACCATCCAGCTTCAGCGATCCTTCTTTCTCTTTAGCATTAACTGACAGTCATCTCTTTTTCTTAAAGATTTCCATTTACAAACGCAATCAGCAGACTGGAGAAATGCTGTTTTGACAGGATTTACATACGTTCAATTACTATACttgacctaaaaatttgccCCAAAAAAGAAGAGTATTTCAAGAGACAAATGACtgtcataaaatgttacttttggtgcaGCGCTGAAAATTGCATTTTCCCAGTATAATGTCATCTTGTCTTCCAATGAAACCATGAAAAACCATTCTgagatcaataaaactctcagaatctggcaaaatgagTCGGGCTAACTtagtcatgaatgaaattttacatcACATACATAACACAAGTCTTATCAATgagcatatgtatatatcttatgATATCCTACCAACTGTgagcattaaaaaaaattcacaaagcCTACAAAGCTTGCCATTCAGTTaggggaaaaaaacacatgaatttattaccaaagataaaaacaaaaagaaagaacacaGTGACAGATGAGTAGTAAGTTTGGCTGGCAGGAAGCTCTTTCTTTGCACGAAATTTCACCAGCCATATGGATACATTTGTCTTTTTCTGATAACTGGTAGAATAATGGTAGAAAATGAGAAGATTAATGGTTGTCGTGTTTATTTCTGGATATTCTGGTTTTTCTCCTAATTAGTAATCGCTGAATGCACACGTCGTGTACACATCCCATCCTGATATGTACAACTTACATGAACACATCTGTCATTACTCGTTAAATCAAGAGGACATAAAACTTGttcttctcttctcttctctttgACGTCATGATTTGTTACGATAAATACCTTTCAATACACTAGAGCGTGAATTAGAAGGTATCTTAAGTAGGCTACACaaatatgattgttgttattTAGATTATTTAGTTATTACTGAAATTTCTAGGGACAAGGTAGGAATGACCTCAGAATGTAAATTCATGCTGATACTTAAGAAAGTTATGAACATATTTAACATTGGAATCTCACCCCAGTAGTATCAGTCAAGCTGAAAAAGGCGAAGTTAAAGTTTCCCATGACCGAGGACAATGATATCATGTCATGGCCATCGGCAAGACAATAACCTCTTTCATGTCAAATGTATTGCACTTTCTCACATATCTTCCATTTG encodes the following:
- the LOC135467633 gene encoding leucine zipper putative tumor suppressor 2 homolog; translated protein: MAHHGSKPGGSISEESAANEGIYSPPSNYSTYSGEVKYIFDPSYQSEEEYSQIATIRRRLSSWQQAASSGTRSVDYPPSKQYDPTNRQSHRPTTANYCNTQDVSTPTTGCPRRRTWSPPPFGSKMGIGGSIQAMRSYHSNDQLDAESHHAHIYEDLESGPPRIAPISGMLSKTPGKGIVRPIAFKPVIPSRYMSTPNSHLVDRNLKTLHGSGSADDGYGSQDYHALSNPSNLSQSSIHVDSDRSLSFSSDGNGNSSKHAERPESFVSLTNLSHLSSGHMEGYVQTPSPSDSGVGELEAILRERDAEINALRNVMDKNERAIFQVYEEKKMAWQMEMRELKEDCDRHLKLQQRRAFKAEQLLMLQIYKLQQDKKALSDDLDKLQAEKNVAAERCRQIEEESSSLKSQMEESKWQTHQKSGEIVHVKQQLKDAKEDLNHKSSEVLTLKSQIRECEEELEQAQTELLTKDREISTKDEELRRLRSEYNSLLQDSHRERRDSKSTEVPVKERTPEKLCVMATCTSPSVSARKTDKSPSPSAMDTSSTGSNTEIILQEFDKAKAEFENYKAEFEKEREQWLEEKNKVIRYQKQLQLNYVQMFRKNRMLEAEVEQLSLELENRDMKLLAMNGEESVC